A stretch of DNA from Parus major isolate Abel unplaced genomic scaffold, Parus_major1.1 Scaffold620, whole genome shotgun sequence:
tcacgttTCCCGCCTTTTTGTCCCCTCACATTTTCagcccttttcccctcacatttcccaaCGTTTGTTCCTCTCACCTTTCCCACCCTTTTgtcccctcacatttcccatttttaccTCACGTTTTCcacccttttcccccctcatgTCTCACacccttttccccctcacatttcccaccaTTTTTTCCGCTCCTGATTCTGCCCTTTTTGTCCCTTcagatttcccattttttaCCTCATTTTCAGCCCTTTCCCCCTCATAACTCCcaccccttttttcccccctcacgTTTCCCATCATTTtctcccctcacatttcccatttttaccTCAGGTTTTCAGTCCTTTCCCCCTCACGTTTCCcgctcttttctcccctcacgttTCCCGCCTTTTTGTCCcctcacattttccattttcacctcatttttcaccttttccccTTCACATTTCCCACTCTTTCtccctcacatttcccaccaATTTCAccctcacatttcccatttttacatcacattttcagcttttttcccctcatggGTCAGGATCAAgaccaggatcaggatcagggtGAGGATTAGGATCAGGATCAATTTTAGATTaagatcaggatcaggatcaggatcaaTTTTAGGATTAAGATCAAGATCAGGATTaagatcaggatcaggatcaggattgggatcagggtcaggatcaggatcagggtCAGGATTaagatcaggatcaggatcaggatcaagatcaggatcaggatcacAATCAAGATCACGATCAGGATCAGGATTAGGATCAGGTCTTAGgaccaggatcaggatcaggatcaggatcaaTTTTAGGATCAGGTTCAAGATTAGGATCAGTTtcaggatcaggattgggatcaggGTCAAGATCAGGAACAGGGTCATGATCAGGATTAAGATCAGGATCAGGTTCAAGATCAGGATCAGGATTAGAATCAGGATCAGGGTCAGGATCAAGATTAAGATCAGGATTAGGATTAAGATCAGGATCAGGATTAGTTTTAGCATTaagatcaggatcaggatcaggatcaaGATTAGGATTAGGATTAGGATTAGGATTAGGATTAGGATTAGGATTAGGATTAGGATTAGGATTAGGATCAGGATTAGTTTTAGCATTAAGATCAGTTTCAGGATCAGGGTTGGGGTCAGGATCAGTGTCAGGAAACAACTGGAATATTAAAATGGCACAATTTGAATATTTaacaggaaatttaatttttaacactGACAATTCCCGAGGTCGCTCCCGTCCATTTCAAATCCCCACCGGGCGAATTCCCAGAACATTCCCGTCCGATCCCGGCCTGAAGAACGGGAAGAGATTCCCAGAAATCCTCAAGGGCAGGGATCCCACGAGCTGCTTTTCCTCGACGTCGAAGAAGGAGAGAACTCCAATTTCCTGGTCCAGGAACAGCCCGAGCACGCGGCAGCGCCCGGAATTCCGCTCCAGCTTCCCGCCGGGGAGCCGGAATTCCCCCTGGGAATATTCCAGCCCCGCCACCTTCTCCTCCGGAACCGAGGGAATGGAATCATCCCGGAGGAAATCCCGGATTTCCTCCgccagcactcccagctcccagccgGAGCCGTCGCCCAGCTCCACTTCCCAGTAGTGCTTCCCTTGGGAAAATCCTTCCCGAGCCACGGCCGCGGCCTGGGGACGGCACCGGGAGCCGGGAACGGAGCGCGCGATCCCGGAATTCCCCCGGAGCTCCAGCGCCGGCGGCGGGCAGCGCTCGTCCGGAGTCACCGAGACTGCGGGAGGAGGAGCCGGGGTTGGGATCGCGAGGGAGAGCTCGGTGTCGCGTGGTAGGAATTGATATTGTGTGACATAAATTGATATCGTGTGATATTGCATGATATCGCGTGATATAAATNNNNNNNNNNNNNNNNNNNNNNNNNNNNNNNNNNNNNNNNNNNNNNNNNNNNNNNNNNNNNNNNNNNNNNNNNNNNNNNNNNNNNNNNNNNNNNNNNNNNNNNNNNNNNNNNNNNNNNNNNNNNNNNNNNNNNNNNNNNNNNNNNNNNNNNNNNNNNNNNNNNNNNNNNNNNNNNNNNNNNNNNNNNNNNNNNNNNNNNNNNNNNNNNNNNNNNNNNNNNNNNNATAAATGGATATCGTGTGATATTGCATGATATAAATTGATATCGTGTGATATCACATGATATAAATTGATATCGTGTGATATCGTGTGATATAAATTGATATTGTGTGATATCATGTGATATAAATTGATATCGTGTGATATCGCATGATATCGTGTGGTATCGTCTGGTGTAAATGGATATTGTGTGACATCATGTGATATCGTGTGATATCGTGTGATATCGTGTGGTATTATGTGATATCATGTGATATTGTGTGATATCGTGTGGTATAAATTGATATCGTGTGATATCACGTGATATAAATTGATATCGTGTGATATCGTGTGGTATAAATTGATATTGTGTGATATCGTGTGGTTTCGTGTGATATCGTGTGATATAAATTGATATTGTGTGATATCGTGTGGTATAAATTGATATCGTGTGATATCACGTGACATAAATTGATATCGTGTGATATCGTGTGGTATAAATGGATATCATGTGATATGTGGTATAAATGGATATCGTGTGATATCGTGTGATATTGTGTGGGTATAAATGGATATCATGGGATATTGCGTGATATAAACTGGTATCGTGTGATATCGTGTGATATCGTGTGGTATAAATGGATATCATGAGCTATCGCTCATGATAGAAATTGATATTGTGTGATATCGTGTGATATAGTGTGATATCGCATGGTATAAATGGATATCGTGTGATATCGTGTGATATCGTGTGATATCGTGTGATATTGCAATGTATCGCGTGATATAAATTGATATCATGTGATATCGTGTGATACCGTGTGACATTGTGTGATATCATGTGATATAAATTGATATTGTGTGATATCGGGTGGTATA
This window harbors:
- the LOC107199368 gene encoding butyrophilin subfamily 2 member A1-like; translated protein: MELEEEIAKFQREQQEMEAKLERIQGPLVFRRAQSHAVSVTPDERCPPPALELRGNSGIARSVPGSRCRPQAAAVAREGFSQGKHYWEVELGDGSGWELGVLAEEIRDFLRDDSIPSVPEEKVAGLEYSQGEFRLPGGKLERNSGRCRVLGLFLDQEIGVLSFFDVEEKQLVGSLPLRISGNLFPFFRPGSDGNVLGIRPVGI